A window of Infirmifilum lucidum contains these coding sequences:
- the tgtA gene encoding tRNA guanosine(15) transglycosylase TgtA has product MTWSEVFEVDEIDLMGRRGKLYTRRGVVETPTLTPVINPGKQIIPPKEIREIGFPMLITNSYIIKRNYGDLAKELTVHGILGVDGPVYTDSGAYQLLVYGKVEVDPLEIFTYQIEIGSDVGVILDIPTRRDTPYHQARIEVEETLRRLREAVKVDRKGMLLVAPIQGGVYTDLVAYSASQASREPADLFAVGGPTQFMEEYDYKELVKLVMTARLNLPWGAPLHLFGAGHPIIMPLAVAMGVDLFDSASYALYARDDRLITPRGTLRLEEVEELPCVCPVCSKYSARELKGLPKQERVRLIAQHNLYVIHLELKRIKQAIHEGRLWDLVEEKTRGHPSLMEAFKLYVKYAEFIAKVHPVTRPRIQGVFFYDSFSRYRPEVVRHVNRLKSRYRGKSEILLLFEETPHKPFTRFGLIKELLNDRPEIINECDIAVLSRAFSIIPIELDGLYPLSQYEASSAVLEGTANEIKEDVVWFALNKGYRGVVLVYYSLPREFVLGLLRRLSGEQIIALHLKLRDYYVALQEHVKTSEEILRAVKAIKELVTRGIEGVPSL; this is encoded by the coding sequence GTGACATGGTCTGAGGTCTTCGAGGTAGACGAGATTGACTTAATGGGACGCAGAGGTAAGCTCTATACGCGCAGGGGCGTTGTGGAGACCCCGACGCTGACCCCCGTAATAAATCCTGGGAAGCAGATCATTCCTCCAAAAGAGATAAGAGAAATAGGTTTCCCAATGTTAATCACTAATTCATACATCATCAAGCGAAACTACGGAGACCTGGCGAAAGAACTCACCGTCCACGGTATACTTGGTGTCGACGGACCTGTATACACTGACTCAGGAGCCTACCAACTACTGGTGTACGGGAAGGTCGAGGTAGATCCCCTGGAAATCTTCACGTACCAAATCGAGATAGGCTCCGACGTCGGGGTAATACTGGATATTCCCACTAGGCGAGACACCCCCTATCACCAGGCCAGGATAGAGGTAGAAGAAACGCTGAGGAGGCTACGGGAAGCTGTCAAAGTAGATAGAAAAGGCATGCTTCTCGTTGCTCCAATACAGGGTGGAGTCTACACAGATCTCGTAGCATATTCAGCGTCCCAAGCATCCCGAGAGCCTGCTGACCTTTTCGCTGTAGGTGGCCCCACGCAGTTCATGGAGGAGTACGATTACAAAGAACTAGTTAAACTCGTGATGACTGCCAGGTTAAACCTGCCTTGGGGTGCTCCTCTGCATTTGTTTGGTGCCGGCCACCCGATAATAATGCCTTTGGCCGTTGCCATGGGTGTTGATTTGTTCGACTCAGCCTCCTATGCGCTATATGCTCGCGATGACCGGTTGATTACACCACGCGGTACACTAAGGCTGGAAGAAGTCGAAGAGCTACCCTGTGTGTGCCCTGTGTGTTCTAAGTATAGCGCCAGGGAACTTAAGGGGCTCCCGAAGCAGGAGCGTGTAAGGCTAATAGCCCAACATAACCTCTATGTAATTCACCTAGAGTTAAAGAGGATAAAACAGGCGATCCACGAAGGAAGGCTTTGGGATCTTGTCGAGGAGAAGACCAGGGGTCACCCCTCACTCATGGAGGCATTCAAGTTGTACGTCAAGTACGCTGAATTTATTGCTAAAGTCCACCCCGTGACAAGACCTAGGATACAGGGTGTCTTCTTCTATGACAGCTTCAGTAGGTACAGGCCTGAAGTTGTAAGGCATGTCAATAGACTAAAATCAAGGTATAGGGGTAAAAGCGAGATTCTGCTACTCTTTGAGGAGACTCCTCACAAACCATTTACAAGGTTCGGGCTGATAAAGGAGCTTTTAAACGACAGGCCAGAAATTATCAACGAGTGCGACATAGCTGTACTCTCGCGAGCCTTCTCGATAATACCTATCGAGCTCGACGGCTTGTATCCTCTGTCACAGTATGAGGCTAGCAGCGCTGTACTCGAGGGGACTGCAAACGAAATCAAGGAAGATGTCGTGTGGTTCGCGCTAAACAAGGGGTACAGGGGGGTAGTTCTAGTCTACTACTCACTGCCCAGGGAGTTCGTCCTCGGGCTCCTGAGGAGGTTATCCGGAGAACAAATCATAGCACTACATCTCAAATTGCGCGACTACTATGTTGCACTTCAAGAGCACGTAAAAACCAGCGAAGAGATACTGAGGGCTGTCAAAGCCATCAAGGAGCTGGTCACACGTGGTATTGAGGGGGTTCCCTCTCTCTAG
- a CDS encoding transglutaminase-like domain-containing protein: MRLRNVFTVFAGVLLVLQSIQATKYVVVTSLVVEGRGTVDREVFSRIFLIAPDIPGWQNSSRITLYVNSKERGFTLSRDADGNLYAYPGDLQYSGRINITLVQEVEVLKSPFRRVADLPETVAASRALMDKTASSVFWRCNASGKKFSDVVSLASSIGSGSPSNRDFVLRAADWVRRNIKYSLNISGGVRCPAETLARAEGACGDIHALYTALLRVRGIDSYLAYAYVYVPEESFAIEYGKWRYVLVGAEPHIFTVVNSSGAIFPVDLTANTQSSLSELARGSAVNQLDSVIVVAWIKNRDPNDLLAVYAPTGAEKVELVLRVVRGSAVLNDNTLLFLAILLAGALILNKERST; this comes from the coding sequence ATGCGTTTAAGAAACGTTTTCACGGTATTTGCAGGCGTCCTGCTAGTTCTACAGTCTATACAGGCCACTAAGTACGTGGTGGTAACAAGCCTAGTTGTAGAAGGACGCGGCACAGTCGACCGGGAAGTTTTCTCAAGGATATTCCTCATTGCTCCAGATATCCCGGGCTGGCAGAATTCCTCGCGCATAACCTTATACGTAAACTCGAAGGAAAGGGGGTTTACTCTCAGTAGAGATGCAGACGGGAACTTGTACGCGTATCCGGGCGACCTCCAGTACTCCGGGAGGATAAATATTACCCTCGTACAGGAAGTAGAAGTTTTGAAGTCCCCCTTCCGCCGTGTAGCCGATCTTCCAGAGACTGTTGCTGCGAGCAGAGCTTTAATGGATAAAACTGCTAGCTCTGTGTTTTGGCGCTGTAACGCCTCTGGGAAGAAATTCTCGGATGTTGTAAGCCTTGCGAGTAGCATAGGCTCGGGCTCTCCCTCGAACAGGGACTTTGTCTTGAGGGCGGCCGACTGGGTGCGTAGGAACATTAAATATTCCCTAAATATAAGTGGCGGCGTCAGGTGCCCGGCGGAAACGCTTGCAAGGGCGGAGGGCGCTTGTGGTGACATCCATGCTTTGTACACAGCCCTGCTGAGAGTCAGGGGGATAGACTCCTATCTAGCATACGCATATGTGTATGTCCCTGAGGAGAGCTTTGCTATAGAGTACGGTAAGTGGCGTTACGTATTGGTAGGAGCGGAGCCCCACATATTCACTGTTGTAAATTCGTCTGGAGCAATTTTCCCTGTAGACCTCACTGCCAACACCCAAAGTAGCCTCTCGGAATTAGCTAGGGGATCTGCCGTAAACCAGCTGGATTCAGTGATAGTGGTGGCCTGGATAAAGAACAGGGATCCAAATGACCTTTTGGCGGTCTACGCGCCTACAGGGGCAGAAAAAGTCGAGTTAGTACTCAGAGTCGTGCGCGGGAGTGCGGTACTCAACGACAACACTCTACTCTTCCTGGCGATTCTACTTGCAGGGGCTCTCATCCTTAACAAAGAGAGGTCTACTTGA